Proteins from a genomic interval of Verrucomicrobium sp.:
- a CDS encoding cytochrome ubiquinol oxidase subunit I, whose amino-acid sequence MSVLVLSRIQFAFTIAFHYIYPPLSIGLGVLLVLMEGLWLATKKPVYHQMAHFWTKIFALTFSIGVATGIVMEFEFGTNWATYSRYVGDIFGSALAAEGIFAFFLESGFLALLLFGWDKVGPRLHFFATCMVCLGAHFSAVWIVVANSWQQTPAGYHIVGEGLQARAQVTDFWAMVFNPSSVERLTHTVCGAWQAGAWLAVSVAAWYLLKGKHTDFARRTMKVGLGVAVFASLFQLYTGHESADGVSRNQPAKLAAFEGHFPKSEAAPLNLFGWVDEKGERVRFGLAIPGGLSYLITGKWDAPVTGLNAFKPEDRPPVQFVFQTYHAMVGIGMALIGLSLLSAYLLWRGTLFEKRWLLWLLVFSVFGPQLANQLGWFTAEVGRQPWIVYGLLRTSDALSKSVQAGAVISSLILFSLVYALLFSVFVYLLNHKIHDGPSEADLHPADKLAGVSAAQFDAPRTLEDEDDAR is encoded by the coding sequence GTGAGCGTCCTCGTCCTCTCCCGCATCCAGTTCGCCTTCACCATCGCCTTCCACTACATCTACCCGCCCCTGAGCATCGGGCTGGGGGTGCTCCTGGTCCTCATGGAGGGCCTTTGGCTGGCCACGAAGAAGCCGGTCTACCACCAGATGGCCCACTTCTGGACGAAGATCTTCGCCCTCACCTTCTCCATCGGGGTGGCCACGGGGATCGTCATGGAATTCGAGTTCGGCACCAATTGGGCCACCTACTCCCGCTACGTGGGGGACATCTTCGGCAGCGCGCTGGCGGCGGAGGGGATCTTCGCCTTCTTCCTGGAGTCGGGCTTTTTGGCCCTCCTCCTCTTCGGCTGGGACAAGGTGGGGCCCCGTCTCCACTTCTTCGCCACCTGCATGGTCTGCCTGGGGGCCCATTTCAGCGCCGTCTGGATCGTGGTGGCCAATTCCTGGCAGCAGACCCCGGCGGGCTACCACATCGTCGGCGAGGGGCTGCAGGCCCGCGCCCAGGTGACCGACTTCTGGGCCATGGTCTTCAATCCCTCCTCCGTCGAGCGCCTCACCCACACCGTCTGCGGCGCCTGGCAGGCCGGGGCGTGGCTGGCGGTGAGCGTGGCCGCCTGGTACCTGCTGAAGGGGAAGCACACCGACTTCGCCCGGCGGACGATGAAAGTGGGCCTGGGCGTGGCGGTCTTCGCCTCCCTCTTCCAGCTCTACACCGGGCACGAGAGCGCCGACGGCGTCAGCCGCAACCAGCCGGCGAAGCTCGCCGCCTTCGAGGGGCACTTCCCGAAATCGGAGGCCGCGCCGCTGAACCTCTTCGGCTGGGTCGACGAGAAGGGAGAGCGGGTCCGCTTCGGCCTGGCCATCCCCGGCGGCCTTAGCTACCTGATCACCGGCAAGTGGGACGCCCCCGTCACCGGCCTGAACGCCTTCAAGCCGGAGGACCGTCCCCCCGTCCAATTCGTCTTCCAGACCTATCACGCCATGGTCGGCATCGGCATGGCCCTCATCGGCCTCTCCCTCTTGAGCGCCTATCTCCTGTGGCGGGGGACCCTCTTCGAAAAGCGGTGGCTGCTCTGGCTGTTGGTCTTCTCCGTCTTCGGCCCGCAGCTGGCCAACCAGCTGGGCTGGTTCACCGCGGAGGTGGGCCGCCAGCCGTGGATCGTCTACGGCCTGCTGCGGACCTCCGACGCGCTCTCGAAAAGCGTGCAGGCCGGCGCGGTGATCTCCTCCCTCATCCTCTTCTCCCTGGTCTACGCGCTCCTCTTCTCCGTCTTCGTCTACCTGCTCAACCACAAGATCCACGACGGCCCGAGCGAGGCCGACCTGCACCCCGCCGACAAGCTGGCCGGCGTCTCCGCCGCCCAGTTCGACGCGCCGCGCACCCTGGAGGACGAAGACGATGCACGCTGA
- the cydB gene encoding cytochrome d ubiquinol oxidase subunit II: MHADLNTVWYVLVGVLFAGYAILDGFDLGVGAVHLFTRTDEERRICLNAIGPVWDGNEVWLVTGGGALFAAFPEVYATTFSGFYLAFMLLLVALIFRAVAIEFRSKQPMLWWRRMWDIGFSAGSLLSAFLIGVAMGNVAWGVPLDAEHEFAGTFLGLLHPYALLMGITTVALFMMHGSIYLVMKTEGEIHERVRRWINRSIIFFIICYGLVTMASLLYVEPLVRAIKERPAFFLIAMANMLAIANIPREIQRRNDFRAFLSSCASIVLLMTLFGIGRYPYLLFSNPDPSHSLDIYNGASSQKTMGIMLVIAVIGVPLVLTYTACIYWVFRGKVKLDRRSY; encoded by the coding sequence ATGCACGCTGACCTGAACACCGTCTGGTACGTCCTGGTGGGCGTCCTCTTCGCCGGCTACGCCATCCTGGACGGCTTCGACCTGGGCGTCGGCGCGGTCCACCTCTTCACCCGCACGGACGAGGAACGGCGCATCTGCCTCAACGCCATCGGCCCCGTCTGGGACGGGAACGAGGTCTGGCTGGTCACGGGCGGCGGCGCGCTCTTCGCCGCCTTCCCGGAAGTCTACGCCACCACCTTCTCCGGCTTCTACCTGGCCTTCATGCTCCTCCTGGTGGCCCTCATCTTCCGCGCGGTGGCCATCGAGTTCCGCAGCAAGCAGCCGATGCTCTGGTGGCGGCGGATGTGGGACATCGGCTTTTCCGCGGGCAGCCTCCTCTCCGCCTTCCTCATCGGCGTGGCCATGGGGAACGTGGCCTGGGGCGTGCCGCTCGACGCGGAGCACGAGTTCGCCGGGACCTTCCTGGGCCTCCTCCACCCCTACGCGCTGCTCATGGGGATCACCACGGTGGCCCTCTTCATGATGCACGGCTCCATCTACCTGGTCATGAAGACGGAGGGGGAGATCCACGAGCGGGTCCGCCGCTGGATCAACCGCAGCATCATCTTCTTCATCATCTGTTACGGGCTGGTGACGATGGCCTCCCTCCTCTACGTGGAGCCGCTGGTCCGCGCCATCAAGGAGCGGCCCGCCTTCTTCCTCATCGCGATGGCCAACATGCTGGCCATCGCCAACATCCCGCGGGAAATCCAGCGCCGGAACGATTTCCGCGCCTTCCTCTCCTCCTGCGCCTCCATCGTGCTCCTCATGACCCTCTTCGGCATCGGACGCTATCCCTACCTTCTCTTCAGCAACCCGGACCCCTCCCACAGCCTGGACATCTACAACGGGGCCTCCTCCCAAAAGACCATGGGGATCATGCTGGTCATCGCCGTCATCGGCGTGCCGCTGGTGCTGACCTACACGGCCTGCATCTACTGGGTCTTCCGGGGGAAGGTGAAGCTGGACCGGCGCAGCTACTGA
- a CDS encoding CCA tRNA nucleotidyltransferase: protein MSDAALMERAAAGVVRRLQEAGHAAYFAGGCVRDRLLGRAPHDFDVATDAVPDQVIALFPRTTGLIGKSFGVVGVMTEAGAIEVATFRQDLEYRDGRRPEGVRFVTAQEDAQRRDFTVNGLFYDPVAGKVIDFVGGQADLERKVLRAIGDPAARFREDRLRLLRAVRFATTLGFAIDPATWEAVRAAAPAVAAEGGVSPERIREELDKIWTGPDPARGLDLLDQSGLLQAVLPEVVALHGVEQPPQFHPEGDVYKHTRLMLSKLPPQPSRVLALSVLFHDIGKPATFQVDPTGRIRFNGHETVGARMTEEILGRLRYSNEVIGQVVACVENHMSFKDAPQMRLSTLKRFLARPTFPEELELHRIDCSSSHGLLDIYEFLKEKLATMPPEEVDPEPLLTGHDVMAELGLKPGKELGALLKQLREAQLEGAVADREGALAFLRGLRQ from the coding sequence GTGAGCGACGCCGCCCTCATGGAGCGCGCGGCCGCCGGGGTCGTCCGCCGCCTGCAGGAGGCCGGGCACGCCGCCTACTTCGCCGGGGGCTGCGTGCGGGACCGGCTCCTGGGCCGCGCGCCGCACGACTTTGACGTGGCCACGGACGCCGTGCCGGACCAGGTCATCGCCCTCTTCCCCCGCACCACGGGGCTGATCGGCAAAAGCTTCGGCGTCGTCGGCGTGATGACGGAGGCGGGCGCGATCGAGGTGGCCACCTTCCGCCAGGACCTCGAGTACAGGGACGGACGCCGCCCGGAGGGGGTCCGCTTCGTCACCGCGCAGGAGGACGCCCAGCGGCGGGACTTCACCGTCAACGGCCTCTTCTACGATCCGGTGGCGGGGAAGGTGATCGACTTCGTCGGCGGGCAGGCGGACCTGGAAAGGAAAGTCCTGCGCGCCATCGGCGATCCGGCCGCCCGCTTCCGGGAGGACCGGCTGCGGCTCCTGCGCGCGGTCCGCTTCGCCACCACGCTCGGCTTCGCGATCGATCCGGCCACCTGGGAGGCCGTCCGCGCCGCCGCCCCGGCCGTGGCGGCGGAGGGCGGCGTCAGCCCGGAGCGGATCCGGGAGGAGCTGGACAAGATCTGGACCGGCCCCGACCCGGCGCGCGGCCTCGACCTGCTGGACCAAAGCGGCCTGCTCCAGGCGGTGCTGCCGGAGGTCGTCGCCCTGCACGGCGTCGAGCAGCCGCCGCAGTTCCACCCGGAAGGGGACGTCTACAAGCACACCCGGCTCATGCTCTCCAAGCTGCCGCCGCAGCCTTCCCGCGTCCTGGCTCTCTCCGTCCTCTTCCACGACATCGGCAAGCCCGCCACCTTCCAGGTCGACCCCACGGGCCGCATCCGCTTCAACGGGCATGAGACGGTCGGCGCGCGGATGACGGAGGAGATCCTGGGGCGGCTGCGCTACAGCAACGAGGTGATCGGCCAGGTCGTCGCCTGCGTGGAGAACCACATGTCGTTCAAGGACGCGCCGCAGATGCGCCTTTCCACCCTCAAGCGGTTCCTGGCCCGCCCGACCTTCCCGGAGGAGCTGGAGCTGCACCGGATCGACTGCTCTTCCAGCCACGGGCTGCTCGATATCTACGAGTTTTTAAAGGAGAAGCTGGCGACGATGCCGCCGGAGGAGGTCGATCCCGAGCCGCTCCTCACCGGCCACGACGTGATGGCGGAGCTGGGACTCAAGCCGGGCAAGGAGCTGGGCGCCCTCCTCAAGCAGCTGCGGGAAGCGCAGCTGGAGGGGGCGGTGGCCGACCGCGAGGGGGCGCTGGCTTTCCTGCGCGGGCTCCGTCAGTAG
- a CDS encoding lysylphosphatidylglycerol synthase transmembrane domain-containing protein, translated as MDRLRRNLGLALRLFISGGILWWLSRRIDWAQMGEEFARAGHRPGWILLAALAMGLVLALTAWRWQRLLRIHHIEPGFSHVFQVTMIGQFFNAFLLGTTGGDVVKILYIVRSAPRKKGAAGLSVVVDRVIGLVALVLITLALAFVYHRYLTATPAAVRALATFCAIAAGIGGVLAGAALLPWLMHFTNFAAWERRLPFHERIERLGETLRHQSRARRVNAQAFLLSIASHGLTLFAQYAVTRALGIELSLGVVAAVAGVVNVLIAVPVSVAGLGVRESLFVLFLGLGGVSDEAAVAASLIGFALTLFWSVVGGLFYLRYRHPLHLEEVAA; from the coding sequence ATGGACCGCCTCCGCCGCAATCTAGGGCTCGCCCTGCGGCTTTTCATTTCCGGCGGCATCCTCTGGTGGCTGTCCCGGCGGATCGACTGGGCGCAGATGGGGGAGGAGTTCGCCCGCGCCGGGCACCGGCCCGGCTGGATTCTCCTGGCCGCCCTGGCGATGGGCCTGGTCCTGGCCCTCACGGCCTGGCGCTGGCAGCGCCTCCTGCGCATCCACCACATCGAGCCCGGCTTCTCCCACGTCTTTCAGGTGACGATGATCGGCCAGTTCTTCAACGCCTTCCTTTTGGGGACGACCGGCGGGGACGTGGTGAAGATCCTCTACATCGTCCGCAGCGCGCCCCGGAAAAAGGGGGCGGCGGGCCTCTCCGTCGTCGTCGACCGGGTCATCGGCCTCGTCGCCCTGGTCCTCATCACCCTGGCGCTGGCCTTCGTCTACCATCGCTACCTGACGGCCACGCCCGCCGCCGTCCGGGCGCTGGCCACTTTCTGCGCCATCGCCGCCGGGATCGGCGGCGTCCTGGCGGGCGCGGCCCTGCTGCCGTGGCTCATGCACTTCACCAACTTCGCCGCCTGGGAGCGGCGCCTTCCCTTTCACGAGCGGATCGAGCGCCTGGGCGAAACGCTGCGCCACCAGTCCCGCGCCCGCCGGGTCAACGCGCAGGCCTTCCTCCTTTCCATCGCCTCGCACGGGCTGACCCTTTTCGCGCAATACGCGGTGACGCGCGCCCTGGGGATCGAGCTTTCGCTGGGCGTGGTGGCGGCGGTGGCCGGGGTGGTCAACGTCCTCATCGCCGTGCCGGTCAGCGTGGCCGGGCTGGGCGTGCGGGAGAGCCTCTTCGTCCTCTTCCTGGGCCTGGGCGGCGTCTCGGACGAGGCGGCGGTGGCCGCCTCCCTCATCGGCTTTGCCCTGACCCTGTTCTGGAGCGTCGTCGGCGGGCTCTTCTACCTGCGCTACCGCCACCCGCTTCATTTGGAAGAGGTCGCGGCGTGA
- a CDS encoding TIM barrel protein, whose product MALALSTSWNSTRHRDGEAMLAEIRELGFERAELSHMIGYELGPGILKAVAGGVVRVASVHNFCPVPVGAPYAGPNCFEFSDERASVRERAVRATLDTLDFAARVGAPVVVLHLGTAGPRGVGRALEDLWRKGRVLTKDAGRLKVEAVRERRGLFETIYGRVRPCLEKIAPAAQERKLRLGFEIREDYAEFPDEVEMERFLADFPAEVAGYWHDFGHGARKEFLGWHDHAATLRARRERLIGCHIHDAAPPDRDHLPLGKGLIPFGALAPLLPAEAVRVLELSPRVPREEVINSRESWTASAAI is encoded by the coding sequence ATGGCCCTTGCCCTCTCCACTTCCTGGAACTCGACCCGCCACCGGGATGGGGAGGCGATGCTGGCGGAGATCCGGGAACTCGGCTTCGAGCGGGCGGAGCTAAGCCACATGATCGGCTATGAGCTGGGGCCCGGCATCCTCAAGGCGGTGGCGGGGGGCGTGGTCCGCGTCGCCTCCGTCCATAATTTCTGCCCCGTGCCGGTCGGCGCGCCCTACGCGGGGCCCAATTGCTTCGAGTTTTCCGACGAGAGGGCCTCCGTCCGGGAGCGGGCGGTGCGGGCCACCCTCGACACCCTCGACTTCGCCGCCCGGGTCGGCGCGCCGGTCGTCGTCCTCCACCTGGGGACGGCGGGGCCGCGCGGCGTGGGCCGGGCCCTGGAGGACCTGTGGCGGAAGGGCCGGGTCCTGACGAAGGACGCGGGCCGCCTGAAGGTGGAGGCGGTGCGGGAGCGCCGCGGCCTTTTTGAAACCATTTACGGACGCGTCCGTCCCTGCCTGGAGAAGATCGCCCCCGCGGCGCAGGAGCGGAAGCTGCGCCTGGGCTTCGAGATCCGGGAGGATTACGCCGAGTTCCCGGACGAGGTGGAGATGGAGCGGTTCCTGGCCGACTTCCCGGCGGAGGTGGCGGGCTACTGGCACGACTTCGGCCACGGGGCGCGGAAGGAGTTCCTGGGCTGGCACGACCACGCCGCCACCCTGCGCGCCCGGCGGGAGCGCCTCATCGGCTGCCACATCCACGACGCCGCCCCGCCCGACCGGGACCACCTGCCCCTGGGCAAGGGCCTGATCCCCTTCGGCGCGCTGGCGCCGCTCCTCCCGGCGGAGGCCGTCCGGGTGCTCGAATTAAGTCCTCGCGTCCCCCGGGAGGAAGTGATTAACAGTAGGGAATCATGGACCGCCTCCGCCGCAATCTAG
- the rpsU gene encoding 30S ribosomal protein S21, whose protein sequence is MTEIRLKKGESIDKALRRLKKKLDREGTLREARNRRTFENPVEKKRRKQREARLNFWGTFNLNRPSVP, encoded by the coding sequence ATGACCGAAATTCGACTCAAAAAAGGAGAATCCATCGATAAGGCGCTCCGCCGCCTGAAGAAGAAGCTCGACCGCGAGGGTACCCTGCGTGAGGCGCGCAATCGCCGCACCTTCGAGAACCCCGTGGAGAAGAAGCGCCGCAAGCAGCGTGAGGCGCGCCTCAACTTCTGGGGCACCTTCAACTTGAACCGTCCTTCCGTGCCTTAA
- the dnaE gene encoding DNA polymerase III subunit alpha, translated as MASSSFVHLHVHSEYSLLDGACRTADLAARAKELGMPAVALTDHGNLFGAIEFYKACTDAGVKPLIGCEVYLAPGSRLERKANSAREASTHFLLIAKNQEGYHNLIQLVTAAHLEGYYYKPRVDKELLRKYGAGLIGTSACLKGEVAQYILQEQVEHAEASMKEFASMFAPGDFYLEIHRHGIPGQETVLKQLVASGKKLGLPLVAANDVHYLAKEDAAAHDALLCIGTGAQLADEKRMRYPVQEFYFKTPEEMAELFADVPEACANTLEIAAKCDLKIELGKNKFPAYPPPEGETREAYLRRLCREGVERRYGARAATPEIADRLEFELQVLEKTGFVSYFLITWDFIDYAKRQGIPVGPGRGSAAGSLIAYALGITDLDPLRYGLFFERFLNPERVSPPDIDVDFCYNRRPEVIEYVRKKYGERSVAQIITFGTLGAKMAVRDVARVMGLSYGEADRLAKMIPNDLNITLEDALKQSADLRAATEQDETARQVLDTARSLEGLSRQAGVHAAGVVIADGELTDNVPLTRDDSGGVVTQWSMDYLSEVGILKMDFLGLKTLTVIDDCLKRVAAAGGPALIPGDIPLDDRKTYEMIARAENVGVFQLESAGMGDACRRIRPQCLEDIIALVSLYRPGPMENIPTYGERKLGKAPVEYPHPLVEPILKETYGIIIYQEQVMQAANILAGYSLGQADLLRRAMGKKKPEEMAKQRALFVQGCLEKNKIPEKTANDLFDILEKFAGYGFNKAHAACYALLAYQTAYLKAHYPEAFLCSLMSNELGKNDKIAEFVAEAKRLRIEVLKPDVNKSRNQFEMEKQDGRTAIRYGLAAVKNVGSAAVDLIVAAREKDGPFESLSDLCHRVDPHALNKRLLESLVKAGGGDCFGATRAQLCEEIDGALSSANSAAKEKASGQISLLDMLDDAPALTRAAAAQGSGPAKPEFPDREKLQFEKELLGFYFSGHPLDEVAGDAKAIRTATVSQLGEMEEGTPVRLVGIVEKFEVKISKRDKRTMPIVTFDDGTGTMEFMLYSDMYTSMEKPPAAGDIAVVSGTFNLRGERRSLRVQAYESLLEAKVKLLKGLILDIDLSSWNTAKWEALHELVLAHPGEARLYFRCHGAGGKKWTLEPSDLFTITPSRPFMEGVEALLGGPRYEIVASREVSAGRGRGGKGRRPAGAF; from the coding sequence GTGGCCTCTTCCTCGTTCGTCCATCTCCACGTCCACTCGGAGTACAGCCTCCTGGACGGGGCCTGCCGCACTGCCGACCTGGCCGCGCGGGCCAAGGAACTGGGCATGCCCGCCGTGGCCCTCACCGACCACGGCAACCTCTTCGGCGCCATTGAGTTCTATAAAGCCTGCACCGACGCCGGGGTAAAACCCCTCATCGGCTGCGAGGTCTACCTGGCCCCCGGCAGCCGCCTGGAACGGAAGGCCAACTCCGCCCGGGAAGCCTCCACCCATTTCCTCCTGATCGCCAAGAACCAGGAGGGCTACCACAACCTGATCCAGCTGGTCACCGCCGCCCACCTGGAGGGCTACTACTACAAGCCGCGCGTCGACAAGGAACTGCTGCGGAAATACGGCGCGGGCCTCATCGGCACCAGCGCCTGCCTGAAGGGGGAGGTGGCCCAATACATCCTGCAGGAGCAGGTCGAACACGCGGAGGCCTCGATGAAGGAATTCGCCTCCATGTTCGCCCCCGGGGACTTCTACCTGGAAATCCACCGCCACGGCATCCCGGGACAGGAGACGGTGCTCAAGCAGCTCGTCGCCTCCGGCAAGAAGCTGGGGCTGCCCCTCGTCGCCGCCAACGACGTCCACTACCTGGCCAAGGAAGACGCCGCCGCGCACGACGCGCTGCTCTGCATCGGCACCGGCGCGCAGCTGGCCGACGAGAAGCGGATGCGCTACCCGGTCCAGGAATTCTACTTCAAGACGCCGGAGGAGATGGCGGAACTCTTCGCCGACGTGCCGGAGGCCTGCGCCAACACCCTGGAAATCGCCGCCAAGTGCGACCTGAAGATCGAGCTGGGGAAGAACAAGTTCCCCGCCTACCCGCCGCCGGAGGGGGAGACGCGGGAGGCCTACCTGCGCCGCCTCTGCCGGGAGGGCGTGGAGCGCCGCTACGGCGCGCGCGCCGCCACGCCGGAGATCGCCGACCGCCTGGAATTCGAGCTGCAGGTCCTGGAGAAGACCGGCTTCGTCAGCTACTTCCTCATCACCTGGGACTTCATCGACTACGCCAAGCGCCAGGGCATCCCCGTGGGCCCGGGCCGCGGCAGCGCGGCGGGCAGCCTCATCGCCTACGCCCTGGGAATCACCGACCTGGACCCCCTGCGCTACGGCCTCTTCTTCGAGCGCTTCCTCAACCCGGAACGCGTCTCCCCGCCCGACATCGACGTCGACTTCTGCTACAACCGCCGCCCGGAGGTCATCGAGTACGTCCGCAAGAAATACGGGGAGCGGTCCGTGGCCCAGATCATCACCTTCGGCACCCTGGGGGCGAAGATGGCCGTGCGCGACGTCGCCCGCGTGATGGGCCTCTCCTACGGGGAGGCCGACCGCCTGGCGAAGATGATCCCCAACGACCTCAACATCACGCTGGAGGACGCCCTCAAGCAGAGCGCCGACCTGCGCGCGGCCACGGAGCAGGACGAGACGGCCCGGCAGGTCCTGGACACCGCCCGCTCCCTGGAGGGCCTCTCCCGCCAGGCGGGCGTCCACGCCGCGGGCGTCGTCATCGCCGACGGGGAATTGACCGACAACGTGCCGCTGACGCGGGACGATTCCGGCGGCGTCGTCACCCAGTGGTCGATGGACTACCTCTCGGAAGTCGGCATCCTCAAGATGGACTTCCTGGGCCTCAAAACCCTGACCGTCATCGACGACTGCCTCAAGCGCGTCGCCGCCGCGGGCGGGCCCGCGCTGATCCCCGGCGACATCCCCCTGGACGACCGGAAGACCTACGAGATGATCGCCCGCGCGGAGAACGTCGGCGTCTTCCAGCTGGAATCGGCGGGCATGGGCGACGCCTGCCGCCGCATCCGCCCGCAGTGCCTGGAGGACATCATCGCCCTCGTCTCCCTCTACCGCCCGGGGCCGATGGAGAACATCCCCACCTACGGGGAGCGCAAGCTGGGCAAGGCCCCGGTCGAGTATCCCCACCCCCTCGTCGAGCCGATCCTCAAGGAGACCTACGGCATCATCATCTACCAGGAGCAGGTGATGCAGGCGGCCAACATCCTGGCCGGCTACAGCCTGGGCCAGGCGGACCTCCTGCGCCGCGCCATGGGCAAGAAAAAGCCGGAGGAAATGGCCAAGCAGCGCGCCCTCTTCGTCCAAGGCTGCCTGGAAAAGAACAAGATCCCGGAGAAGACCGCCAACGACCTCTTCGACATCCTGGAAAAGTTCGCCGGCTACGGCTTCAACAAAGCCCACGCCGCCTGCTACGCCCTCCTGGCCTACCAGACCGCCTACCTCAAGGCCCACTACCCGGAGGCCTTCCTCTGCTCCCTCATGTCCAACGAACTGGGGAAGAACGACAAGATCGCCGAGTTCGTCGCCGAGGCCAAGCGGCTCCGCATCGAGGTCCTCAAGCCCGACGTGAACAAGAGCCGCAACCAGTTTGAGATGGAGAAGCAGGACGGCCGCACGGCCATCCGCTACGGCCTGGCCGCCGTGAAGAACGTCGGCTCCGCCGCCGTCGACCTCATCGTCGCCGCGCGGGAGAAGGACGGCCCCTTCGAGTCCCTTTCCGACCTCTGCCACCGCGTCGACCCGCACGCCCTGAACAAGCGGCTCCTGGAAAGCCTGGTCAAGGCCGGCGGCGGCGACTGCTTCGGCGCCACCCGCGCCCAGCTCTGCGAGGAGATCGACGGCGCCCTCTCCTCCGCCAACAGCGCGGCCAAGGAAAAGGCCAGCGGCCAGATCTCCCTCCTCGACATGCTGGACGACGCGCCCGCCCTGACCCGGGCCGCCGCCGCCCAGGGCTCCGGTCCGGCCAAGCCCGAGTTCCCGGACCGGGAAAAGCTCCAATTTGAAAAAGAGCTCCTCGGCTTCTACTTCTCCGGGCACCCCCTGGACGAGGTCGCCGGCGACGCCAAGGCCATCCGCACCGCCACCGTATCCCAGCTCGGCGAGATGGAGGAAGGGACGCCGGTCCGCCTCGTCGGCATCGTGGAAAAGTTCGAGGTGAAGATCAGCAAGCGGGACAAGCGGACGATGCCCATCGTCACCTTCGACGACGGCACCGGCACGATGGAGTTCATGCTCTACAGCGACATGTACACCAGCATGGAAAAGCCCCCGGCGGCGGGGGACATCGCGGTAGTCTCCGGCACCTTCAACCTGCGCGGCGAGCGCCGCAGCCTCCGCGTCCAGGCGTACGAATCCCTGCTGGAGGCCAAGGTGAAGCTCCTCAAGGGGCTCATCCTCGACATCGACCTTTCCTCCTGGAACACCGCCAAGTGGGAAGCCCTGCACGAGCTGGTGCTGGCCCACCCGGGCGAGGCCCGCCTCTACTTCCGCTGCCACGGCGCGGGAGGCAAGAAATGGACCCTGGAGCCGAGCGACCTCTTCACCATCACCCCCAGCCGCCCCTTCATGGAAGGGGTGGAGGCGCTCCTGGGCGGCCCCCGTTACGAGATCGTGGCCAGCCGGGAAGTCTCCGCCGGCCGGGGACGCGGGGGCAAGGGGCGCCGCCCCGCCGGGGCGTTCTAA
- a CDS encoding L-threonylcarbamoyladenylate synthase, giving the protein MEIEKAVGLLRAGEVVGMPTETVYGLAGDAFSAPALARIFAVKKRPFFDPLILHVADRAAADRCVAEWTPLAEQLAEKFWPGPLTLILPKRPEVPDLATSGLPLVGVRAPRHPAAQRLLRAFGGPLAAPSANRFGRISPTTAAAVREELGAAVPLVLDGGPCEIGVESSIVAFIDGEPVLLRAGGVPLEALEAVAGKIGREGGRLSAAAPGQLPQHYAPRTRVRIVTPEQAEELDWVARAQAGLIGWGALPEGYKAVCNLSPAKNFAEAAARLFGALRELDAAGVEEIWALPLPEEDLGRAVNDRLRRAAV; this is encoded by the coding sequence GTGGAAATTGAAAAGGCGGTCGGGCTGTTGCGCGCGGGTGAAGTCGTCGGGATGCCGACGGAGACGGTCTACGGCCTGGCCGGGGACGCGTTTTCCGCGCCCGCCCTGGCCCGCATCTTCGCGGTGAAGAAGCGCCCCTTCTTCGATCCCCTGATCCTGCACGTGGCCGACCGGGCCGCCGCCGACCGCTGCGTGGCGGAGTGGACCCCGCTGGCCGAGCAGCTGGCGGAAAAGTTCTGGCCCGGCCCGCTCACCCTCATTTTGCCAAAGCGGCCGGAGGTCCCCGACCTGGCCACCAGCGGCCTGCCCCTGGTCGGCGTCCGTGCGCCGCGCCATCCGGCGGCGCAGCGGCTCCTGCGCGCCTTCGGCGGCCCGCTGGCCGCGCCGAGCGCCAACCGCTTCGGCCGCATCAGCCCCACCACCGCCGCCGCCGTGCGGGAGGAGCTGGGGGCGGCCGTGCCGCTGGTCCTGGACGGCGGGCCGTGCGAGATCGGCGTGGAGTCGAGCATCGTGGCTTTCATCGACGGGGAGCCGGTCCTCCTGCGCGCGGGCGGCGTCCCCTTGGAGGCGCTGGAGGCGGTGGCGGGAAAGATCGGCCGGGAGGGCGGGCGCCTTTCCGCCGCCGCGCCCGGCCAGCTGCCGCAGCACTACGCGCCGCGCACCCGGGTGCGGATCGTCACGCCGGAGCAGGCGGAGGAGCTGGACTGGGTGGCGCGGGCCCAGGCGGGCCTCATCGGCTGGGGCGCGCTGCCGGAGGGGTACAAGGCCGTGTGCAATCTTTCCCCGGCAAAGAACTTCGCGGAGGCGGCGGCCCGCCTCTTCGGCGCGCTGCGGGAGCTGGACGCGGCCGGGGTGGAGGAGATCTGGGCCCTCCCGCTGCCGGAGGAAGACCTGGGCCGGGCGGTCAACGACCGGCTGCGCCGCGCGGCGGTCTAG